In Calothrix sp. PCC 7507, one DNA window encodes the following:
- a CDS encoding DUF4359 domain-containing protein, translated as MKSSTILTYLGAAGLAILGVTMAVTNPKQAEYEDYAVQRLTQYLKTDVCKKTQGFIESLVNFKCEKAVESVTPQMREIIASTTKQQDFMIFSIYRTDLKLNSWIPSYKFETVAAFNNFYTYRAEEQ; from the coding sequence ATGAAATCCTCTACTATTCTTACATATCTAGGAGCAGCAGGGCTAGCCATTTTGGGTGTGACAATGGCTGTGACAAATCCCAAACAGGCTGAATATGAAGATTATGCTGTGCAACGGCTGACGCAATACTTAAAAACCGATGTCTGCAAAAAAACGCAGGGATTTATCGAAAGTCTGGTCAATTTTAAGTGTGAGAAAGCAGTGGAGTCAGTCACCCCACAAATGCGGGAAATTATTGCTAGCACTACAAAGCAGCAAGATTTCATGATTTTTAGTATTTACCGTACAGATTTAAAACTGAATTCCTGGATACCGTCTTACAAATTTGAGACTGTGGCAGCATTTAATAATTTTTATACTTACCGTGCCGAAGAACAGTAA
- a CDS encoding serine/threonine-protein kinase, translating into MKLCPNISCLYPHNSDTARFCIRCGGQLLLKDRYHLLHPIGRGGFGMTFLAVDEHLPEKPRCVIKQFCFPEKHEESFQKAVTLFRQEAVRLNELQHPQIPQLLGYFELDNRLYLVQELIEGQTLVEELQQGVFSEQQIWDILKDLTPVLQFIHSRKVIHRDIKPANIMRRCTPGEKQGDLVLIDFGVAKRITATALLHTGTNIGSPEYMPPEQTRGKALPASDLYSLGVTCIYLLTGISPFDLFDISSDRWIWRDYLPSGTKIDTRLGQILDKLLQIALSQRYKSAAEVMQALTYQPVQPKSVNTLNSSAGVDYHHLRDLLAAKKWQQADKETWTVMCQAISKPIGSYLFSGDIEKLPCEDLQIIDQLWIKYSQGRFGLTVQQQIYASFDGDYGQFCAAIGWNLPNSTSPLQKLSFSLSAPKGHLPSHIWAGGTQLWRHINALTAKLATCQHSLY; encoded by the coding sequence ATGAAACTCTGCCCTAACATTAGCTGTCTGTATCCGCACAACTCCGACACGGCAAGATTTTGCATCAGATGTGGTGGACAACTATTGCTCAAAGATCGCTATCATCTACTTCATCCCATCGGCCGAGGTGGCTTTGGTATGACTTTTTTGGCTGTGGATGAACACCTTCCTGAAAAACCCAGATGCGTAATTAAACAATTTTGTTTTCCGGAGAAGCACGAGGAAAGCTTTCAGAAGGCAGTGACATTATTTCGCCAAGAAGCAGTTCGCCTCAATGAGTTGCAACATCCCCAAATACCCCAACTGCTAGGATACTTTGAATTAGACAATCGCCTGTATTTAGTGCAAGAGTTGATTGAGGGACAGACGCTGGTAGAGGAACTGCAGCAGGGTGTTTTTAGCGAACAGCAAATTTGGGACATTCTCAAAGATTTAACGCCAGTACTGCAATTCATCCATTCCCGAAAAGTAATTCATCGGGATATTAAGCCAGCAAATATCATGCGGAGATGCACTCCTGGGGAAAAACAGGGGGATCTAGTTTTAATTGATTTTGGAGTCGCCAAACGCATCACGGCTACAGCATTGTTACACACGGGGACTAACATCGGTAGCCCAGAATATATGCCACCGGAACAAACACGGGGTAAAGCTTTACCAGCAAGTGATCTGTATAGTTTAGGTGTGACTTGTATCTACTTATTAACGGGGATTTCTCCCTTTGATTTGTTTGATATTAGCAGCGATCGCTGGATATGGCGCGATTATTTGCCGAGTGGAACGAAAATAGACACTCGCCTCGGTCAAATTCTCGATAAGTTACTCCAAATTGCCCTCTCCCAACGCTATAAATCTGCGGCTGAAGTCATGCAAGCCCTAACTTATCAGCCTGTTCAACCAAAATCAGTCAATACCTTGAATTCCTCAGCAGGAGTTGACTACCATCACTTACGCGATTTACTCGCTGCCAAAAAATGGCAACAAGCAGACAAAGAAACTTGGACGGTGATGTGTCAAGCAATCTCAAAGCCAATTGGCAGCTATCTTTTTAGTGGTGATATTGAAAAGCTGCCTTGTGAAGATTTACAGATAATCGATCAATTATGGATCAAGTACAGCCAAGGGCGGTTTGGGTTGACTGTACAGCAACAAATTTACGCAAGTTTTGACGGTGATTATGGGCAGTTTTGCGCGGCTATTGGCTGGAATCTCCCCAACTCTACTTCTCCCCTACAGAAATTATCTTTTAGCTTGTCAGCCCCCAAAGGACATTTACCTTCGCACATTTGGGCTGGTGGCACTCAATTATGGCGACACATCAATGCTTTAACTGCAAAACTAGCAACCTGTCAACATTCACTTTATTAA
- the cobA gene encoding uroporphyrinogen-III C-methyltransferase — protein MNRTEKQENRFLGKVYLVGAGPGDPGLMTLKGKSLLGCADVVIYDALVSPAILEMINPQAEQINAGKRMGRHSLLQETTTQLLIDQAQDHAIVVRLKGGDPFIFGRGGEEMAELIQAGIAVEVVPGITSGIAAPAYAGIPLTHRLYSSSVTFVTGHESAGKYRPTVNWSAIAHGSETIVIYMGIHNLPYIVEQLSIAGLSSETPIALVRWGTRPEQEELIGQLGTIVEQVEQTKFSAPAIAVIGSVVNMHSILSSYRPASHQNSKQTDN, from the coding sequence ATGAACCGCACAGAAAAACAGGAGAACAGATTTTTGGGAAAGGTTTATTTAGTCGGTGCGGGGCCAGGAGATCCAGGACTCATGACACTCAAGGGTAAGAGTCTACTGGGTTGTGCGGATGTAGTTATCTATGATGCTTTGGTGAGTCCAGCAATTTTGGAGATGATTAACCCCCAAGCAGAGCAAATCAACGCCGGGAAGCGGATGGGACGACATTCATTGCTGCAAGAAACGACAACCCAACTGCTGATTGATCAAGCTCAAGATCATGCAATAGTAGTGCGGCTCAAGGGTGGCGATCCCTTTATATTTGGTCGTGGTGGCGAAGAGATGGCAGAATTAATCCAGGCTGGGATCGCTGTAGAGGTTGTGCCTGGTATCACATCGGGAATTGCTGCCCCAGCCTATGCAGGTATACCTTTAACCCATCGGCTGTATAGTTCTTCAGTAACTTTTGTCACTGGTCATGAGTCAGCGGGTAAGTATCGACCGACAGTAAATTGGAGTGCGATCGCCCACGGTTCCGAAACAATTGTAATTTATATGGGCATTCACAATCTGCCTTATATTGTCGAACAGTTGAGTATTGCTGGCTTGAGTTCAGAGACACCGATAGCTTTGGTGCGTTGGGGTACAAGGCCAGAACAAGAAGAATTAATTGGTCAATTAGGGACAATTGTAGAGCAAGTAGAGCAAACTAAATTTAGTGCCCCAGCGATCGCAGTCATCGGATCTGTCGTTAACATGCACAGCATTTTGTCTAGTTATCGTCCAGCTTCACATCAGAACAGTAAACAAACTGATAACTGA
- a CDS encoding GMC oxidoreductase gives MTTNTHYDLIIIGTGAGGGTLAYHLAPSGKKILILERGTFLPREKENWSALEVYQLERYHTQEQWYDVNDKPFRPATNYWVGGNTKVYGAALLRLRERDFEPVEHKDGISPAWPLKYRDLEAYYNQAEQLYDVHGEAGVDPTESPRSLPYPHPPVHHEPRMQELVNGLRQASLHPFNLPLGLKLNEVDKSLGNCIRCNTCDGFPCLTDGKADAEVNCIQPIRQHTNITLLTEAKVTRLHTSPSGREVTRVEAEINGELQYFTSDIVVVACGAINSAALLLRSANDQHPHGLANSSDQVGRNLMKHVCTAMVQLNTKLNPAVYQKTIAISDFYWGEPDFPYPMGLVQNTGNVLADMLPAEVPALLAPLLKLRPGAELKTIADHTVGWWLQTEDLPDPENRVRVESDRLYLAYKPNNLEASDRLAKRWVSILKQVDRAEHCIPFSIYPRNMMPLQSVGHQCGTCRFGEDPATSVLDINCRTHDVDNLYVVDGSFFPSSSAVNPTLTIIANALRVGDRLLEEWK, from the coding sequence ATGACAACAAACACCCATTACGATTTGATTATCATCGGCACTGGCGCAGGTGGCGGCACACTCGCCTATCATCTCGCACCCAGTGGCAAGAAGATTTTAATTTTGGAGCGGGGGACATTTCTCCCCAGAGAAAAGGAAAATTGGAGCGCCCTAGAAGTATATCAGTTAGAGCGGTATCACACCCAAGAGCAATGGTACGATGTGAACGATAAACCCTTCCGTCCAGCAACAAACTATTGGGTGGGTGGTAACACCAAAGTTTACGGTGCTGCTTTGTTGCGACTACGAGAACGCGATTTTGAGCCGGTGGAACATAAGGATGGTATTTCTCCAGCATGGCCTTTGAAATACCGTGACTTGGAAGCTTATTACAACCAAGCAGAGCAGCTTTATGATGTTCATGGTGAAGCTGGTGTTGATCCCACCGAGTCACCCAGAAGTTTACCTTATCCCCATCCTCCTGTACACCATGAACCGCGAATGCAGGAACTTGTCAACGGTCTGAGACAAGCCAGCTTGCATCCTTTTAATCTGCCATTGGGGTTGAAACTGAACGAAGTTGATAAAAGTCTGGGGAATTGTATTCGCTGCAATACCTGTGATGGTTTTCCTTGTTTAACTGATGGCAAAGCTGATGCTGAAGTTAACTGTATTCAACCGATTCGTCAACACACAAATATTACCCTATTGACCGAAGCCAAGGTGACACGCTTACACACCAGTCCTTCTGGCCGGGAAGTCACCCGCGTGGAAGCTGAGATTAACGGCGAACTCCAATATTTTACGAGTGATATTGTTGTGGTTGCTTGCGGTGCAATTAATTCGGCAGCATTGTTATTGCGTTCTGCTAATGACCAACATCCTCATGGCTTGGCAAACAGTTCTGATCAGGTGGGGCGAAACTTGATGAAACATGTTTGCACGGCAATGGTGCAACTCAATACAAAACTCAATCCGGCTGTTTATCAAAAGACGATCGCCATTAGTGATTTTTACTGGGGCGAACCCGATTTTCCCTATCCAATGGGACTTGTGCAAAATACAGGTAATGTGCTTGCAGATATGCTACCCGCCGAAGTTCCCGCGCTGTTGGCGCCACTTTTAAAATTACGGCCAGGTGCAGAACTCAAAACCATTGCCGATCATACAGTTGGCTGGTGGCTACAAACTGAAGATTTACCCGATCCTGAGAATCGTGTGCGGGTTGAGAGCGATCGCCTCTACTTAGCATACAAACCCAACAACTTAGAAGCAAGCGATCGCCTAGCTAAACGCTGGGTGAGCATTCTCAAACAAGTTGATCGCGCAGAACACTGTATCCCCTTTAGCATTTACCCCCGTAACATGATGCCACTGCAATCAGTCGGTCATCAATGCGGCACTTGTCGCTTTGGCGAAGATCCCGCAACTTCCGTACTCGACATCAATTGCCGTACCCATGATGTGGATAATCTCTATGTAGTCGATGGCAGTTTCTTTCCCTCCAGTTCCGCCGTCAATCCCACACTCACCATTATTGCCAATGCGTTACGAGTGGGCGATCGCTTGCTAGAAGAATGGAAATGA
- a CDS encoding sirohydrochlorin chelatase, whose amino-acid sequence MAKNIDNTNACSYLLVSHGSRDRRPEIAMQQLAALVNHNQSKSVGIACLEVSPQPLHEQIKQFAKSCGEAQPLVLGHRLKIVPIFLLPGVHVMSDIPAEIALAQQALGEDVIIDLQPYLGSHPRLGSLFAKQMAVKNEAAWILLAHGSRRPGSEVPVAALAANLGAVVAFWAVPPSLESRVKELVAVGKQEIAILPYFLFAGGITDAIAQSVETLKLQFPGVTFYLAEPLGASTELAGLIWDLIDT is encoded by the coding sequence ATGGCTAAAAATATTGATAATACTAACGCCTGCTCATACCTGCTAGTGTCGCACGGCAGCCGCGATCGTCGTCCAGAAATTGCGATGCAGCAATTAGCAGCACTGGTAAATCACAATCAATCAAAATCGGTGGGTATAGCTTGTTTAGAAGTTAGTCCACAACCTTTGCATGAGCAGATTAAACAATTTGCTAAAAGTTGTGGAGAGGCGCAGCCGCTTGTCCTGGGACATCGCCTGAAGATTGTACCTATATTTCTGCTGCCTGGAGTGCATGTAATGTCAGACATTCCCGCAGAAATAGCTTTGGCTCAACAGGCTTTGGGTGAAGATGTGATAATTGACCTACAACCATATTTAGGTAGTCATCCTAGATTAGGTTCTTTATTCGCCAAGCAAATGGCTGTTAAAAATGAAGCAGCATGGATTTTATTGGCTCATGGTAGCCGTCGTCCGGGTTCTGAAGTGCCAGTTGCAGCATTAGCCGCCAATTTGGGCGCAGTGGTTGCTTTTTGGGCTGTGCCGCCTAGTTTAGAATCGCGGGTGAAAGAGTTGGTGGCTGTAGGTAAACAGGAAATTGCGATTTTGCCATACTTTTTATTCGCTGGTGGCATTACCGATGCGATCGCTCAGTCCGTAGAAACGCTAAAATTACAATTCCCTGGCGTGACTTTTTATCTGGCTGAACCTTTGGGTGCAAGTACGGAATTAGCTGGGCTAATTTGGGATTTGATAGATACATGA